The genomic region AATGTTTAAAGGTTTGTTCCCCTTCTCCAACTATAACAATATCTATACTATCGTTATTATTCATTAGCTCTATTGTATCATATGACACTTCAGGACCACCTAAAATTATTAAGGTATCCGGCAAAATCATTTTTATATGTTTACATAAATTTAAAACAAGCTCTATATTCCATATATAGCAAGAAAAACAAAGGACATCGGGCCTTTCTTTATACAGTTCACTTAAAATATATTGCATACTATTATTTATAGTGTATTCTTTTATTTTAACATCCTTTACGATATCCTTAACCATACCCTTAAGATACCTAATTGCAATGTTTGTGTGAATATACTTTGCATTTATTGCAGTTAAAATTATATTCATTATTCATCCTCTTTCTGAATAAAATAGTAAAATATTCATTTCTATATTGCTATAATTCATGTTATACTAATAGTCAGTGTATTTCAATAACAGTTTTTTATTGTTAAAAACTTGTAATTTGGGTTAATTTTATGTAAACTGTATTGTAATGTTATCTCTATTAGAATATAATTTGCATATACTATATATAGTTTTTCGAATCTTAGAAAGGTGGTATTAAATGTTTCCACAAACCCATAGAATTATTTCACAACATGTACATCATCATGTAAGTGAGCTTCTTGGAGTTAATCTTAACAAAAGCAGTTTAACATACGGCAGTATAAAACCAGATATTGCTCCTCATTTAGCAAAACTAGCTCACTTTAAACCGAATACTTTTGACTATATTTGTGATGAAATTAATGAATTATCTAAATTCAGTCTTGTTCCAAACGTTCAATTTATGAAATTAGTTTCAACAAATATTGGAGTTGTTACTCATTTTATAGCTGATTATTTTTGTGTACCTCACAACGACAGGGCAACTTATAAAAATAATTTCTTGCAGCATATGAAATACGAGAACAACCTTCATAAACTTTTTAAATCCTTCGACAAAAAAATTGATCTTACTGACACAGCCCATATATTTTATACAAATAACAATATCTCTATAAAAGACTATTTAGAAACTTTACACCTAGAGTATACTAATAGAGGCGAAAGCTTAGAAAATGACTTAGAGAGTTCAGTTCTCGCATCTTCATCAGTAGCACTCTTTATAATTACTCAAGCTATTGCAAAATTAAACTTAAAAAATGCTGCTTAGTTTTACACACATGGTTAGATGTTGAACCATGTGTTTTTATTTTTTAAAAAATTTGTAGAAACATGCAGGTTTTTTGGCATTGTTGTAGAATAAGTATGTAGATAAAACGAAAGGAGATATACTTAATGGAACAATTCTCAAAAATATCTATAGAAGAAATTTCGAAACACGATATGCTTATGATAATTAAAGCACTTGAATATACTGGAGAAAAAACAAATATCTCTTCCTTTGGCGAGCTTAAAGATGCAATAGTTAGACAATTAAGTATTCTATGTAACTCTTCTGAGGAAGAATTTATCTCATACTTACAAAAATAGAAAGCTTTTTTCATTCATAAATTTTAAGGCAAATCACCAAAGTATTTTCTTTGATGACTTGCCTTTTTCTATTCCTACATTTCCTCTGGTGCTACTATTCCTAAAAGATTAAGACCGATTTCTATTACTTGTCTTGCTGTAGCCACAACAAGAACTCTAGCCTTTTTCAACTCTTGATCCTCTACTAAAATTTGGTGCTCATTATAGAATCTATTGAATGCTTGGGCTAAATCAATTATATGTCTTGTTATTATAGATGGCTCATTTTTTCTTTGGGCATCTACAATGACTTCTGGGAACTGTTGAATGTTTTTAATAACTTCTAAAGTAATATCATCTTTCAATAAAGACATATTAACATCTATGTCAATTTCTAAGTTAGCTTTTCTTAATACACTACATGCCCTAGCGTGGGTATATTGTACATATGGACCAGTTTCACCCTCAAAGCTAAATGCTGTATCCCAAGAGAAAGATATGTCTTTAATTCTGTTATTACTCAGGTCATTAAATATGACAGCCCCTACACCTACGGACTTAGCAATCTCTTCTTTATTATTTAGGTTTGGATTTTTCTCTTCAACTATTTCTCTTACCCTATCAATCGCTCCAGTTAAAACTTCTTCTAAAAGAACAACTGTACCTTTTCTAGTTTGAATTCTTCTTCCCTCATGGGTTACTCTACCGAATGGAACATGAATAAGATCCTTTGCCCAACTATGTCCCATTAATTCAATAACCTTGAACCATTGTGAAAAGTGTAGATTTTGAGAGTAATCTGTAACGTAAATACACTTATCAAAATCAAAGTTGGCCTTTCTATAGAGGGCTGCTGCAATATCCCTAGTTGCATACAGGGTACTTCCGTCTTTCTTTTGTACTAAACATGGCGGCATACTATATTGTTCTAAATCAATAATAGTTGCTCCTTCACTTTCTTTTAGCAGCTCTTTTTCTCTTAGTTCACTTAAAACACCTTCGATTTTATCATTATAAAAGCTTTCACCTGTATAGTAATCGAATGTAACCCCTAATAATCTATATATTTTCTTTAACTCCTTAATTGTCTCAGAGCTAAACCATCTCCATAACTCTAGAGCCTCTTCAGCACCTTGCTCCATTTTTACAAACCAACCTCTAGCTTCATCCTCTAATTCAGGTCTGATTTCAGCTTCATCATGGAATTTTACATATAAGTTTAATAATGTACTAATAGGCTCTCTTTCAATCTCTTCCTTAACTCCCCAATTTTTATAAGCTACAATAACTTTACCAAATTGAGTACCCCAATCACCTAGGTGATTAATACCTACACATTTATAGCCTAAAAACTCATTTATTCTATAAAGGGCATTACCTATAACAGTTGATCTTAGATGACCTACATGAAAAGGCTTTGCAATATTAGGTGCAGAATAATCTATGCAAATTGTTTTCCCATTTCCAGTAGACTTAGAACCAAATTTAGGCCCTAGCTCTATAACTTCTTTAATAACCTCGTTTATGTAAAATTGTCTATCAACAAAGAAATTTAAATAAGCACCTTCATTTTTTACGTTTTCAAAGCCTTCAGGTAGTTTAATGCTTTCAACTAACTCTGTTGCAATCATTTGAGGAGCTTTTCTTAAAGTTTTAGCTAGTTTAAAGCAAGGAAATGCAAAATCACCCATAGCACTATTTGGTGGAATTTCAATCATTGAATATATTTCACTACTATCCATATCTGCTATATATTCCTTTAGCAGTACACTTAACTGTTCTTTAAAATCTATCATTAGATTGCCTCCGTTCTAACCTCATATTTCCAATAATATATCATAAGAAATGCTTTAAATCAATCAATATAGGTCTATTCTATTAGAAAGTCATTTTCAGTAAAGACTTTTATTCCATTTTTTTTCAGTAGATATGTAGTAACACCATCTCCACTGCGTAAGACTCCAGAGAAGGTTCCATCATATATTTTGCCAGAGCCACAGGAAGGGCTTTTAGCCTTTAAAAATGCCTGAGTTATACACATACTCATTGCTATGTAGAGGGTTTCCTTGGCACCCTTTATAAATGCCTCAGAAACATCAACTCCTTCTTTTGTTAAAACCTTAAATGAATTTTCAACTACATCTGATCCGTCTCCATTTTGTATTTCAGCTGCAATTCTAGGGGTAGTTAATCCACCTAATTGTTCAGGACACACAGGGACTATGGCCTTTCCATTAAGAAGATCAACAAGTTCTCTATTATAATTATTTTTGCCATCATACTTACAGTTTACACCTAGTAAACAAGCACTTACTAATATCATTTCCATATGATATTATCTCCTTTATTTTAGCTGTACAATAGTTACCCCTTGTCCACCCTCACCATAAGCACCCTCTCTATAATCCTTTACGTGCTTATGTTTTTTTAGCATCTGCTTAATTCCAGCCTTTAATACACCTGTACCTACTCCGTGTATAAGTGTTACTTCCTGTAATCCAGCAATGTATGCATCATCTAAATATTTATCTATTTCAAGCATAGATTCTTCCAAATTTTTCCCTCTAACATCTACTTCTGATTTAACTTTATCTGCCTTATTTTTAACAATTCTTCCTACTCCGGTTTTTTGTGCAGTTTTCTCTTCATCTGCCCTTAGTAAATTATCTAGAGGTATATTCATCTTCATAATTCCGATTTGAACTAATACTTCATTATTCTTATTAGGTGGTTCAACCACATACCCAATTTGATTTAAGGATAGTACTTTTACTGCCTCGCCAGTTTTTAAATTTTGAGGTGGTTTACTAGTCTTTTTACTAAATAGACTATCTTCTATTATTTCCTCTAAACTTTCGGCCTTCGCTTTTAATCTTAACTTAGATGCCTCTATTTTTTTATTAATTTCCTTTTCTTCCTGTTCAAGCTTGAGCTGTCTTAATTCCGTAATTATTTCCTCTGCTTCTTTTTTAGCTTCTTTCAATATTTGAGATGCCTCTCTTCTAGCTTCTCTAACTATTTTATCTCGCTGTTCGTCCATCTTTTGCTTCTTATCTAAATAGTTATCATAAAGTTTTTCAGCCTCTTGTCTTAAACGCTCACTTTGGCTCTTTTCTTTTTCACTCTCTACTTTATTTCTTTCGATTTTCTGCAATAGCTCTTCAAATTCAACGGTTTCCTTAGTAAGCAGTTGCCTAGCGCTATCTATTATAAAGTTAGGTAGACCTAACTTGCTTGAAATTTCAAAGGCATTAGATTTTCCTGGTACTCCGATTAGAAGTCTATATGTAGGCCTTAGGGTCTCTACATCGAATTCCACAGAAGCATTTTCTACCCTTTCATTAACTAAAGCATAATGCTTTAACTCACTATAATGTGTTGTTCCAATAACAGTAGTTCCAAGTTTCTTCAAATGGTCCAATATAGACATAGCTAAGGCTGCCCCTTCAGTTGGGTCAGTCCCAGCCCCCAGTTCATCGAATAAAACTAGAGAATTACTGGTTACGTTGCTTAGTATATTTACTATATTAGTCATATGGGACGAAAAGGTACTTAAGCTTTGCTCAATACTTTGCTCATCTCCAATGTCTGCAAAGACTTCATCAAAAATAGAAAGTTTTGTTCCATAATCCGCAGGAACATGCAAACCACTTTGGGCCATCAGAGTTAGTAACCCTACAGTTTTAAGGGTTACAGTCTTACCCCCAGTATTTGGACCTGTAATAACTAAAATATTAAAATCCTCGCCTAACCAAATATTTGTTGGAACAACATCCTTAGAATTAATAAGGGGATGACGACCATTTTTTATTCTAATTCTTTTATCTCTATTAATTTCAGGTTCTATGCCCTTCATATCTAAGGCTAGTTTCCCTTTGGCAATAATAAAATCTAATTCCTTTAAAATACTTTGATTAGCCTTTATTTCCGTACCGTATTGAGCTATTTCAGCGGAAATTTCCATTAGAATACGTTCTATTTCTGCCTTTTCCTTTAGCCTTAGCTCCTTTAATTGATTGTTAAGTTCCACTATAGCCATAGGCTCAATAAATAAAGTTGCTCCACTGGAAGATTGGTCATGTACAAGACCAGGAACATTAGCTCTATACTCCTGTTTTACTGGCACTACATATCTATCCTGCCTAATTGTTATTATAGTGTCTTGTAAATATTTTTGATAAGAAGGAGATGTAACTATACTGTTCAGCTTACCTTTTATAGAATCATTTTTATTTATTATAGTTCTTCTAATATCCCTAAGTATAGGACTAGCATTATCTGAAATTTCACTTTCACTAATTATACATCTCTCAATTGTATCTTCTATGTTTTTAAACTGATTTAAATTCGAAATTAAGCCTGAAAGGATCGGAAAATTTGTATTTTCCCCCTCTTTTAAAAAGGACTTTAATCTCCTAGCAACTGCCAAAGTTTGCTTTAATGTTAGTAGCTGAGACGGGTTCAAATAAGAACCTATCTCAGTTAATCTAACAAGCTGTAATACATCATAAATACCAGATAGAGGCACATTTCCGCGCTGTATTAAAATACCCTGAGCCTCACTGGTTTCCTGCTGCATTTTTTTGATTTCACTTACATTAAATACTGGCTTTAGTTCATCCACTAAGCCTTGACCTAAATGAGATACGCATTTCTCCCTAAGTCTATCTATTATTTTATAATATTCTAAAACTCTTAAGCTTTTATCATTCAAAACTCTCACCTCTTAACGAGCAATTTATCATGACTAAACATTAGTTCTTTGGCTTCTACTCCTCGCAGTTTTATCTAAAATTTTCTTTCTAAGTCGTATACTTTGAGGTGTCACTTCAACTAGTTCATCATCTCCAATAAATTCTAGAGACTGCTCTAATGAAAGCTTAACCGGTGGAACTAGCTTCAATGCATCATCAGAACCAGATGCACGAACGTTAGTCATTTGTTTTCTCTTACAAACATTTACTACTATATCTTCGGCTCTAGAGCTCTCTCCAACTACCATACCCTCATAAACCTCTACTCCAGGACCAATAAATATTCTTCCTCTTTCTTGAGCATTGAATAATCCATAGGCTACAGCAGTGCCAGTTTCATGGGCTACTAGAGATCCTCTATTTCTAGCTTTAATTTCTCCCTTGTGCTTTTCGAAACCTTCAAATAAGTGGTGTAGTACTCCATATCCTTTTGTATCTGTTAAAAACTCAGAACGGTAACCAATAAGCCCCCTGGCTGGAATTAAAAACTCAAGCTTCATCATGTCACCAACCGGCTCCATATTCTGCATTTCGCCTTTTCTTTGGCTTATCTTATCTATAACTGTACTTGCATTTTCTTCAGGAACCTCAACATATAGTCTTTCAATTGGCTCTAGTAGCCCTTCTTCAGTTCTTTTCATAATTACTTCAGGTCTAGAAACTGCAAACTCATATCCTTCTCTTCTCATAGTTTCAATAAGGATAGAAATATGAAGTTCTCCTCTACCTAATACTCTGAAGCTATCAGTAGATATTTCCTCTAATCTCATGGCTACATTTGAAAGTAGCTCTCTTTCTAATCTGTCTTTTAAATGTCTACTTGTTACAAACTTTCCTTCTTTACCTGCAAATGGACTATCGTTAACCATAAAGGTCATAGAAATAGTAGGTTCATCAATTTCGATTGAATCAAGTGCCTCTGGCTTATCAACAGAACATATTGTGTCTCCAATATTTAAATTTTCAATTCCGGATATTGCAACAATATCCCCTACAGTTGCATCTTGACCTTCTACACGGTTTAATCCGTCAAAAGTATATAGATTTGCAACTTTAACCTGAGTGATTTTCCCATCTCTCTCTATTCTAACTGCTTGTTGGCCTTTAGTTATACTTCCTCTTTCAATTCTTCCTATACCTATTCTTCCAGTATATTTGTCATAATCTATCGATGAGATTAAAAGTTGAAGACCATCCTCCTCATCCCCAGTTGGATATGGAATATTTTCCATTATGCTTTCAAATAACGGAATCATATTATCACTTTCTTCATCTAACTCATATTTAGCGAATCCATTTTTTGCAGAAGCATATACTATAGGGAATTCCATTTGATCCTCTGAAGCATCTAAAGATATATATAAATCTAGCACTTGATCTATTACTTCATGTGGACTTGCCTCTGGACGATCTATCTTATTTACAACTACAATGGATTTTAAACCTTGTTGAAGGGCTTTCTTTAAAACGAATCTTGTTTGTGGCATTGGACCTTCCTTAGCATCAACTAAAAGAAGTACTCCGTCTACCATTTTCATAATACGCTCAACCTCACCACCAAAGTCCGCGTGTCCTGGCGTGTCGATAATATTAATTTTTGCATCCTTATACATAATTGATGTATTTTTAGCAAGAATTGTAATTCCTCTTTCTTTCTCTATGGAATTAGAGTCCATTACTCTCTCTTGCAGTACTTCATTTTCTCTAAATACTCCGCTCTGTCTTAATAACTGATCTACAAGTGTAGTTTTTCCATGATCTACGTGGGCAATAATTGCTATGTTTCGTATGTCTTTTCTTTCTATCATCTTTTTTCTCATCTTCTTTCTATTTTTCTTTTATTTTCGTTTTTTGTACTCTAGAGATTTTAACACAAATAATTTATTACTGCAATCAAACCTACTTTAAATAATTAATATAATATATATTCTTTTATATAAATTAAAAATAACTCCCCTAAAGGGAGCTATTTTCAATTGCCTATTGACTAAATTTGCTTTCCTCTAGCAAAAATTCTAAAATAACCCAGTTATTTTCCCATCTTCATTAATATCTATATTATTTGCTGCTGGCTTAGCTGGTAAACCCGGCATAGTCATTATATCTCCTGTAATTGCAACTATAAATCCAGCACCCGCTGAAACTTTTATTTGTCTAACATTAATACTAAACCCTTCTGG from Serpentinicella alkaliphila harbors:
- a CDS encoding zinc dependent phospholipase C family protein produces the protein MFPQTHRIISQHVHHHVSELLGVNLNKSSLTYGSIKPDIAPHLAKLAHFKPNTFDYICDEINELSKFSLVPNVQFMKLVSTNIGVVTHFIADYFCVPHNDRATYKNNFLQHMKYENNLHKLFKSFDKKIDLTDTAHIFYTNNNISIKDYLETLHLEYTNRGESLENDLESSVLASSSVALFIITQAIAKLNLKNAA
- the argS gene encoding arginine--tRNA ligase, with amino-acid sequence MIDFKEQLSVLLKEYIADMDSSEIYSMIEIPPNSAMGDFAFPCFKLAKTLRKAPQMIATELVESIKLPEGFENVKNEGAYLNFFVDRQFYINEVIKEVIELGPKFGSKSTGNGKTICIDYSAPNIAKPFHVGHLRSTVIGNALYRINEFLGYKCVGINHLGDWGTQFGKVIVAYKNWGVKEEIEREPISTLLNLYVKFHDEAEIRPELEDEARGWFVKMEQGAEEALELWRWFSSETIKELKKIYRLLGVTFDYYTGESFYNDKIEGVLSELREKELLKESEGATIIDLEQYSMPPCLVQKKDGSTLYATRDIAAALYRKANFDFDKCIYVTDYSQNLHFSQWFKVIELMGHSWAKDLIHVPFGRVTHEGRRIQTRKGTVVLLEEVLTGAIDRVREIVEEKNPNLNNKEEIAKSVGVGAVIFNDLSNNRIKDISFSWDTAFSFEGETGPYVQYTHARACSVLRKANLEIDIDVNMSLLKDDITLEVIKNIQQFPEVIVDAQRKNEPSIITRHIIDLAQAFNRFYNEHQILVEDQELKKARVLVVATARQVIEIGLNLLGIVAPEEM
- a CDS encoding DUF523 domain-containing protein produces the protein MEMILVSACLLGVNCKYDGKNNYNRELVDLLNGKAIVPVCPEQLGGLTTPRIAAEIQNGDGSDVVENSFKVLTKEGVDVSEAFIKGAKETLYIAMSMCITQAFLKAKSPSCGSGKIYDGTFSGVLRSGDGVTTYLLKKNGIKVFTENDFLIE
- a CDS encoding endonuclease MutS2, which encodes MNDKSLRVLEYYKIIDRLREKCVSHLGQGLVDELKPVFNVSEIKKMQQETSEAQGILIQRGNVPLSGIYDVLQLVRLTEIGSYLNPSQLLTLKQTLAVARRLKSFLKEGENTNFPILSGLISNLNQFKNIEDTIERCIISESEISDNASPILRDIRRTIINKNDSIKGKLNSIVTSPSYQKYLQDTIITIRQDRYVVPVKQEYRANVPGLVHDQSSSGATLFIEPMAIVELNNQLKELRLKEKAEIERILMEISAEIAQYGTEIKANQSILKELDFIIAKGKLALDMKGIEPEINRDKRIRIKNGRHPLINSKDVVPTNIWLGEDFNILVITGPNTGGKTVTLKTVGLLTLMAQSGLHVPADYGTKLSIFDEVFADIGDEQSIEQSLSTFSSHMTNIVNILSNVTSNSLVLFDELGAGTDPTEGAALAMSILDHLKKLGTTVIGTTHYSELKHYALVNERVENASVEFDVETLRPTYRLLIGVPGKSNAFEISSKLGLPNFIIDSARQLLTKETVEFEELLQKIERNKVESEKEKSQSERLRQEAEKLYDNYLDKKQKMDEQRDKIVREARREASQILKEAKKEAEEIITELRQLKLEQEEKEINKKIEASKLRLKAKAESLEEIIEDSLFSKKTSKPPQNLKTGEAVKVLSLNQIGYVVEPPNKNNEVLVQIGIMKMNIPLDNLLRADEEKTAQKTGVGRIVKNKADKVKSEVDVRGKNLEESMLEIDKYLDDAYIAGLQEVTLIHGVGTGVLKAGIKQMLKKHKHVKDYREGAYGEGGQGVTIVQLK
- the typA gene encoding translational GTPase TypA — translated: MIERKDIRNIAIIAHVDHGKTTLVDQLLRQSGVFRENEVLQERVMDSNSIEKERGITILAKNTSIMYKDAKINIIDTPGHADFGGEVERIMKMVDGVLLLVDAKEGPMPQTRFVLKKALQQGLKSIVVVNKIDRPEASPHEVIDQVLDLYISLDASEDQMEFPIVYASAKNGFAKYELDEESDNMIPLFESIMENIPYPTGDEEDGLQLLISSIDYDKYTGRIGIGRIERGSITKGQQAVRIERDGKITQVKVANLYTFDGLNRVEGQDATVGDIVAISGIENLNIGDTICSVDKPEALDSIEIDEPTISMTFMVNDSPFAGKEGKFVTSRHLKDRLERELLSNVAMRLEEISTDSFRVLGRGELHISILIETMRREGYEFAVSRPEVIMKRTEEGLLEPIERLYVEVPEENASTVIDKISQRKGEMQNMEPVGDMMKLEFLIPARGLIGYRSEFLTDTKGYGVLHHLFEGFEKHKGEIKARNRGSLVAHETGTAVAYGLFNAQERGRIFIGPGVEVYEGMVVGESSRAEDIVVNVCKRKQMTNVRASGSDDALKLVPPVKLSLEQSLEFIGDDELVEVTPQSIRLRKKILDKTARSRSQRTNV